One genomic window of Malaciobacter molluscorum LMG 25693 includes the following:
- a CDS encoding NAD(P)/FAD-dependent oxidoreductase, whose translation MKIAVIGAGISGLASAYLLSKKYEVDLYEKQSRLGGHARTTILSENNNSFGVDTGFLVFNYETYPLLTKLFELLDVKIENSNMSFGFWDKMTDIAYNAESLKGLFIQKRNLFSFSHYQMIFDILKFNKKANKDLETNHKDLNKTLGEYISIFSDAFKQRYILPMGAAIWSTPDTKMNDFPAKTFLQFFKNHGLLGINTHHQWLTVSNGSVNYVNKISKKISGKIILNSDIIKVERINNKIILENSKNEKLIYDKVIFACHAPQTLELLADASQDEIEILSCFKYKTNRAVLHNDKNALYKDKNIYAAWNYTNNKDRTSVSLSYWINRLQNLKSNKDYFVTLNEDYEFKEYIEKISYEHPQFDRKAIEAQEKRDLINGKNNTYFAGAYWRYGFHEDGLYSANTIAKEFGCEL comes from the coding sequence ATGAAAATAGCAGTTATAGGTGCAGGAATAAGTGGCTTAGCTAGTGCTTATTTACTTAGTAAAAAGTATGAAGTTGATTTATATGAAAAACAATCAAGATTGGGTGGACATGCAAGAACTACTATTTTATCTGAAAATAATAATAGTTTTGGTGTTGATACAGGTTTTTTAGTTTTCAATTATGAAACATATCCACTTTTAACGAAATTATTTGAACTACTAGATGTAAAAATTGAAAATAGTAATATGAGTTTTGGATTTTGGGATAAAATGACAGATATTGCATATAATGCAGAATCTTTAAAAGGTTTATTTATTCAAAAAAGAAATCTATTTTCATTTAGTCATTATCAAATGATATTTGATATATTAAAATTTAATAAAAAAGCAAATAAAGATTTAGAGACTAATCATAAAGATTTAAATAAAACTTTAGGTGAATATATATCAATTTTTTCTGATGCTTTTAAACAAAGATATATATTACCTATGGGAGCTGCTATTTGGTCAACACCAGATACAAAAATGAATGATTTTCCTGCAAAAACATTTCTTCAATTTTTTAAAAATCATGGATTACTTGGAATAAATACTCATCATCAATGGCTAACTGTTAGTAATGGTTCAGTTAATTATGTGAATAAAATCTCAAAAAAAATATCTGGAAAAATAATATTAAATAGTGATATTATAAAAGTTGAAAGAATTAATAATAAAATTATTTTGGAAAATAGTAAAAATGAAAAACTTATTTATGACAAAGTTATTTTTGCTTGTCATGCACCACAAACTTTAGAATTATTAGCTGATGCTTCACAAGATGAAATAGAAATTCTTTCATGCTTTAAATATAAAACAAATAGAGCAGTTTTACATAATGATAAAAATGCTTTATATAAAGATAAAAATATTTATGCTGCATGGAACTATACAAATAATAAAGATAGAACAAGTGTTAGTTTATCATATTGGATAAATAGATTACAGAATCTAAAATCTAATAAAGATTATTTTGTTACATTAAATGAAGATTATGAATTTAAAGAATATATAGAAAAAATATCATATGAACATCCACAGTTTGATAGAAAAGCCATAGAGGCACAAGAAAAAAGAGATCTAATAAATGGTAAAAATAATACCTATTTTGCAGGTGCCTATTGGAGATATGGTTTTCATGAAGATGGTCTTTATAGTGCAAATACAATTGCAAAAGAGTTTGGATGTGAATTATGA
- a CDS encoding DUF1365 domain-containing protein — protein sequence MSHQFIEGKIYHKRFEPKIHDFTYGFYLLDIDLNDYNSLKNQKYFSINKLNLFSFYTKDHFGKSSDFLENVDELLNKFKIDKQNITLRFITLPRVCNFVFNPISLLLVIKDEVPIYMLAEVHNYNGGNIVYDLKLIQKDNDKFEATITKDMYVSPFFNRDGTYFFTLFFKSDFLSLKIDYYEKEQKSLTAVFSGKTLDFSSKNILKLFFKYWFLTLFVVTRTFLHALKLYKKGLSWHNPTKQDKSRRF from the coding sequence ATGAGCCATCAATTTATAGAAGGAAAAATATATCATAAAAGATTTGAACCTAAAATACATGATTTTACATATGGTTTTTATCTTTTGGATATTGATTTAAATGATTATAATAGTTTAAAAAATCAAAAATACTTTTCTATAAATAAATTAAATTTATTCTCTTTTTATACAAAAGATCATTTTGGGAAAAGTAGTGATTTTTTAGAAAATGTTGATGAATTATTGAATAAATTTAAAATAGATAAACAAAATATAACATTAAGGTTTATAACACTTCCTAGAGTTTGTAATTTTGTATTTAATCCAATTAGTTTACTTTTAGTAATTAAAGATGAAGTTCCTATTTATATGTTAGCAGAAGTTCATAATTATAATGGAGGGAATATTGTATATGATTTGAAATTGATACAAAAAGATAATGATAAATTTGAGGCAACAATCACAAAGGATATGTATGTTTCTCCTTTTTTTAATAGAGATGGGACATATTTTTTTACATTATTTTTTAAATCGGATTTTCTAAGTTTAAAAATAGATTATTATGAAAAAGAACAAAAAAGTCTTACAGCTGTTTTTAGTGGTAAAACATTAGATTTTTCTAGTAAAAACATCTTAAAGTTATTTTTTAAGTATTGGTTCTTAACTCTTTTTGTAGTGACAAGAACATTTTTACATGCATTAAAACTATATAAAAAAGGTTTGAGTTGGCATAACCCTACAAAACAAGATAAATCAAGGAGATTTTAA
- a CDS encoding SAM-dependent methyltransferase: protein MKKFWEKFGYGFLSKIEKGTLEVTFSNGNKQLFGNNSNPKAKLKINNNNFFKRVLLYGDIGFAESYMDEEFETDNLTNLISIALLNSSKLGILSSDEKNNKLINLFPQFNKIKHILRKNSKTNSKKNISEHYDLSNDFFKLFLDDTMMYSSAVFKNKDEDLFEAQKRKISLLADKLRINENSHVLEIGSGWGSMALHLVKEKKCKVTTVTLSKEQKSLCLKRFKEEKVEEAIDILLEDYRDLSGKYDAIIAVEMFEAVGREYFDVFFKKCQSLLKPSGVLAMQVITMPDCRYEQYSKSTDFIQKYIFPGGHLPSVGKILDVTSKCTRLNLLHMEEFTEDYAKTLNIWHENFINKIDKVKELGFDDYFIRMWKMYLNYCEAAFITRNINLVQLVFSRDQNIYLNKGLI from the coding sequence ATGAAAAAGTTTTGGGAAAAGTTCGGATATGGATTTTTGTCTAAAATAGAAAAAGGAACATTAGAAGTTACTTTTTCAAATGGAAATAAGCAGCTATTTGGGAATAATTCTAATCCAAAAGCAAAATTAAAAATAAATAATAATAATTTTTTTAAAAGGGTATTATTATATGGAGATATAGGTTTTGCAGAGAGTTATATGGATGAAGAATTTGAAACAGATAATTTAACAAATCTAATTTCTATTGCATTACTTAATTCAAGTAAACTTGGTATATTAAGTAGTGATGAGAAGAATAATAAGCTAATAAATTTATTTCCTCAATTTAATAAAATAAAACATATTTTAAGAAAAAACTCAAAAACTAATTCAAAAAAGAATATATCTGAACATTATGATTTATCAAATGATTTCTTTAAACTATTTTTAGATGATACAATGATGTATTCAAGTGCAGTTTTTAAAAATAAGGATGAAGATTTGTTTGAAGCACAAAAAAGAAAAATTTCATTATTAGCTGATAAATTAAGAATAAATGAAAATTCACATGTGCTTGAAATAGGTTCAGGTTGGGGTTCTATGGCTCTTCATTTAGTAAAAGAAAAAAAATGTAAAGTAACAACAGTTACATTAAGTAAAGAACAAAAGAGTTTATGTTTAAAAAGATTTAAAGAAGAAAAAGTTGAAGAAGCAATTGATATTTTATTAGAAGATTATAGAGATTTATCTGGTAAATATGATGCAATAATTGCAGTTGAGATGTTTGAAGCAGTAGGAAGAGAGTATTTTGATGTATTTTTTAAAAAATGTCAAAGTTTATTAAAACCAAGTGGCGTATTAGCAATGCAAGTAATAACTATGCCTGATTGTAGATATGAACAATACTCTAAAAGTACTGATTTTATACAAAAATATATTTTTCCAGGAGGTCATCTTCCAAGTGTTGGTAAAATTTTAGATGTAACTTCAAAATGCACAAGATTAAATCTATTACATATGGAAGAATTTACCGAAGATTATGCAAAAACACTTAATATTTGGCATGAAAATTTTATAAATAAAATCGATAAAGTAAAAGAGTTAGGTTTTGATGATTATTTTATTAGAATGTGGAAAATGTATTTAAATTATTGTGAAGCAGCTTTTATTACAAGAAATATAAATCTTGTTCAATTAGTTTTTTCTAGAGATCAAAATATATATTTAAATAAAGGATTAATATGA
- a CDS encoding DUF3833 domain-containing protein — translation MNFKIICTLGLCFLFGGCSSMKLSDFDNTTPKFVPENYFNGKLTAYGLVKDINGKIIRTFKGDLFGSWDKNGVGTLDEKFVYNDGEKQTRVWTLTPTKDGKYIGTAGDIIGDAIMSVNGNTVMMDYTMKVPYNDSTINLNVKDWLHLQEDGVIINHSKMKKFGITVGELVITIIKDFPKK, via the coding sequence ATGAATTTCAAAATAATATGTACACTAGGACTTTGCTTTTTATTTGGTGGATGCAGTTCTATGAAACTTAGTGATTTTGATAATACAACACCGAAATTTGTACCAGAAAACTATTTTAATGGTAAATTAACTGCATATGGATTAGTAAAAGATATAAATGGAAAAATTATTAGAACCTTTAAAGGTGATTTATTTGGTAGTTGGGATAAAAATGGAGTTGGAACTTTAGATGAAAAGTTTGTTTATAATGATGGTGAAAAACAAACAAGAGTTTGGACATTAACACCAACAAAAGATGGTAAATATATTGGAACAGCAGGAGATATAATTGGTGATGCTATTATGAGTGTAAATGGAAATACAGTTATGATGGATTATACAATGAAAGTTCCATATAATGATAGTACAATTAATCTAAATGTTAAAGATTGGCTTCATCTTCAAGAAGATGGTGTAATAATAAATCATTCAAAAATGAAAAAATTTGGAATAACTGTTGGTGAACTTGTAATTACAATAATCAAGGATTTTCCAAAGAAATAA
- a CDS encoding ATP-dependent helicase, producing MPLSNLNKEQLEAATCEPGYNLIIASAGTGKTSTIVGRIANLINNAVKPEQILLLTFTNKAAAEMVQRVAKYFGKDVAQSIMAGTFHSVSYKLLKKLEINITLKQPSELKTLFKSLYEKRVFYNRDDEANPYDGGYLYDMYSLFLNSNDGESFAEWIISKNAAHEIYTPIYEDVVLEFDDLKRKYGYVNFDDLLILMLNTLKDKDFDFKEILVDEYQDTNPLQGRLLDAFKPKSLFCVGDYDQSIYAFNGSDIGIISTFSKRYSGANVFTLRKNYRSSKPILDLATKVIEYNERIYEKNLEVMRTDVDIKPKLLAFTELFSQYEYISKLISQSSTPHNEIAIIFRNNSSADGIEVNLREFSIPARRKGGMSFFDAVEVKFILDILMMHLSHNDMMAFIHVIEYGKGIGKAIAKDIFDALIKLGHGKLFEGLFNPDEKIKNPYESNKVKNIQLGLFDDFIELGSLSKFKDCGFEEKFLSNPILKHPKLSVEGANYLYDFYKLIKDLKRVKNPSTKIESIVKSPLFERIKEIISTKRATQKDGTVNLELKNNAISKINRKTVLLRRLSTHYTDLSKFINSMVLGGSEMSEGDGVNLLSVHASKGLEFKEVYVIDLMDGRFPNRKLMSKGGSLEEERRLFYVAVTRAKDILYLSFAKYDRIKKLDFIHSPFLKEAGLIKNEE from the coding sequence ATGCCTTTATCAAATCTTAATAAAGAACAACTAGAAGCTGCAACTTGTGAACCTGGATATAATCTAATTATTGCAAGTGCAGGTACTGGTAAGACTTCTACTATTGTAGGAAGAATTGCCAATTTAATAAATAATGCAGTAAAACCTGAACAGATTTTATTACTTACTTTTACAAATAAAGCAGCAGCTGAAATGGTGCAAAGAGTTGCTAAATATTTTGGTAAAGATGTTGCTCAAAGTATTATGGCTGGTACTTTTCATTCTGTTTCATATAAGCTACTAAAAAAATTAGAGATAAATATTACACTAAAACAACCAAGTGAATTAAAAACACTATTTAAATCATTATATGAAAAAAGAGTTTTTTATAATAGAGATGATGAAGCTAATCCTTATGATGGTGGATATTTATATGATATGTATTCATTATTTTTAAACTCAAATGATGGTGAAAGTTTTGCAGAATGGATTATATCTAAAAATGCTGCACATGAAATATATACACCAATTTATGAAGATGTTGTTTTAGAATTTGATGATTTGAAAAGAAAGTATGGTTATGTAAACTTTGATGATTTACTTATTTTGATGTTAAATACTTTAAAAGATAAAGATTTTGACTTTAAAGAGATATTAGTTGATGAGTATCAAGATACAAATCCTTTACAAGGAAGATTGTTAGATGCTTTTAAACCTAAATCTCTTTTTTGCGTGGGTGATTATGATCAAAGTATATATGCTTTTAATGGTTCTGATATAGGAATTATTTCTACTTTTTCGAAAAGATATTCAGGTGCAAATGTATTTACATTAAGAAAAAATTATCGTTCTTCTAAACCAATTTTAGATTTAGCAACAAAAGTAATTGAATATAATGAAAGAATTTATGAAAAGAACCTTGAAGTAATGAGAACTGATGTTGATATAAAACCTAAACTTTTAGCATTTACTGAACTTTTTAGTCAATATGAATATATTTCAAAACTTATATCTCAAAGTAGCACACCACATAATGAAATAGCAATAATTTTTAGAAACAATTCAAGTGCAGATGGAATAGAAGTTAACTTAAGGGAGTTTTCAATTCCAGCTAGAAGAAAAGGTGGAATGTCTTTTTTTGATGCAGTTGAAGTGAAATTTATTTTAGATATTTTGATGATGCACTTATCTCATAATGATATGATGGCTTTTATTCATGTTATTGAGTATGGAAAAGGAATAGGTAAAGCAATTGCAAAAGATATATTTGATGCTTTAATAAAATTAGGTCATGGAAAACTATTTGAAGGTTTATTTAATCCTGATGAGAAAATAAAAAATCCATATGAATCAAATAAAGTAAAAAATATTCAATTAGGATTATTTGATGATTTTATAGAGTTAGGAAGTTTATCAAAATTTAAAGATTGTGGTTTTGAAGAAAAGTTTTTATCAAATCCAATTTTAAAACATCCTAAATTAAGTGTTGAGGGTGCAAATTATTTATATGATTTTTATAAATTAATAAAAGATTTAAAAAGAGTGAAAAATCCATCAACAAAAATAGAAAGTATTGTTAAAAGTCCATTATTTGAAAGAATAAAAGAAATAATATCTACTAAAAGAGCAACACAAAAAGATGGAACTGTTAATTTAGAATTAAAAAATAATGCAATTTCAAAAATAAATAGAAAAACTGTTTTATTAAGAAGATTATCTACTCATTATACTGATTTATCAAAGTTTATAAATTCTATGGTATTAGGTGGTAGTGAGATGAGTGAAGGTGATGGTGTTAATTTACTTTCTGTTCATGCAAGTAAAGGCTTGGAATTTAAAGAAGTTTATGTAATTGATTTAATGGATGGAAGATTTCCAAATAGAAAATTAATGAGTAAAGGTGGAAGCTTAGAAGAAGAAAGAAGGCTTTTTTATGTAGCTGTAACTAGAGCTAAAGATATTTTGTATCTTAGTTTTGCAAAATATGATAGAATTAAGAAATTAGACTTTATTCATTCACCCTTTTTAAAAGAAGCTGGATTAATAAAAAATGAAGAGTAA
- a CDS encoding sensor domain-containing diguanylate cyclase: MKRILKSKTILFLSIISLLTAIFLSFIYCLLVNNYLEIEKNQNIKYINTLINSFEENINSNSKRVDFLIKTNLDFSNQTRVKNTLKNLNFDLVFIKNNKKIDFIKKESLDEKQISIIKKEILEIHPDIINFNIIKEINNTLIYISKRQIKDNSYLYFIKQIDDNLLKNLGSIFSSINVQKNHILNKKKNLDFSSENFKRIDVYTNFNNKKIQNIISFYGINQDFLFSIITKNEATLSKEGKDTIYIFVAIVIIFLIILFYITHLYQKIVKEQNNELENKVEQRTHQIKATLTELEKVNLKLYDLAHTDFLTKTMNRRHFFMHANNAYNVAKEKKDELCAVMIDIDNFKRLNDTYGHDLGDKVLVSFSKCIKDCIDDDTIFGRLGGEEFAILFKNIPLDKAIGKVDYIRKSIEKIEIVTKNNIIKITASFGVADMKNASNIDEMLKKADKHLYHAKNSGKNLVRSRLNLL; this comes from the coding sequence GTGAAGAGAATTCTAAAAAGTAAAACTATCTTATTTCTATCAATAATTAGCTTATTAACTGCTATTTTTCTATCTTTTATATATTGTTTATTAGTAAATAATTACTTAGAAATTGAAAAAAATCAGAATATAAAATATATAAATACTCTAATAAATTCTTTTGAAGAAAATATTAATTCAAATTCAAAAAGGGTCGATTTTCTTATAAAAACAAATTTAGACTTTTCTAATCAAACTAGAGTAAAAAATACATTGAAAAATCTAAATTTTGATTTAGTTTTTATAAAAAATAATAAAAAAATAGATTTTATAAAAAAAGAAAGTTTAGATGAAAAACAAATAAGTATTATAAAAAAAGAGATTTTAGAAATTCATCCAGATATTATAAATTTTAATATAATAAAAGAAATTAATAATACTCTTATATATATATCAAAAAGACAAATAAAAGATAATTCTTACTTATACTTTATAAAACAAATTGATGATAATCTTTTAAAAAACTTAGGTAGTATTTTTTCATCAATTAATGTGCAAAAAAATCATATTTTAAATAAAAAGAAAAATTTAGATTTTAGTTCTGAAAACTTTAAAAGAATTGATGTATATACAAACTTCAATAATAAAAAAATCCAGAATATTATCAGCTTTTATGGGATAAACCAAGATTTCTTATTCTCTATAATTACAAAAAATGAAGCAACATTATCTAAAGAAGGTAAAGATACGATTTATATTTTTGTTGCAATTGTTATTATATTCTTAATCATACTTTTTTACATAACACACTTATATCAAAAAATAGTAAAAGAGCAAAATAATGAATTAGAAAATAAAGTTGAACAAAGAACTCATCAGATAAAAGCTACATTAACGGAATTAGAAAAAGTTAATCTAAAATTATATGATTTGGCACACACTGATTTCTTAACAAAAACTATGAATAGAAGACATTTTTTTATGCATGCAAATAATGCATATAATGTTGCAAAAGAAAAAAAAGATGAACTTTGTGCTGTTATGATAGACATAGATAATTTTAAAAGGTTAAACGATACTTATGGTCATGATTTAGGTGATAAAGTTTTGGTTTCTTTTAGTAAATGTATCAAAGATTGTATAGATGATGACACAATATTTGGAAGATTAGGTGGAGAAGAATTTGCAATTCTTTTTAAAAATATTCCATTAGATAAAGCAATTGGAAAAGTTGATTATATAAGAAAATCTATAGAAAAGATTGAAATTGTTACAAAAAACAACATAATAAAAATAACTGCAAGTTTTGGAGTTGCAGATATGAAAAATGCATCAAATATTGATGAAATGCTCAAAAAAGCAGATAAACATTTATATCATGCAAAAAACTCAGGTAAAAATTTAGTTAGAAGTAGATTAAATTTATTATAA
- the soxC gene encoding sulfite dehydrogenase, with protein sequence MKNKKAVNVQLNNDSDKNLTRRDFFKKSLLYSASALGTTSVLSPSLLNANEKEIIEEAPWGTKLGDPVDKNLYGVPSAYEHNNIRRTHDLLSSGDSYASISMCPIHESEGIITPNGLFFTRNHGGTAQVDPNKWRLMIHGKVKKPMVFTLDDLKKYPSESRIYFIECPANGSPGWRGPQFNSLQFMKGMMSSAQWTGVMLKTILEDIGLEKDAVWMLAEGSDNASNPRTIPVEKALDDVMVVWAQNGEALRPEQGYPVRLIVPGWEGNLNTKWLRRLEFSDKPWHSKEETSKYTMLQKSGKAIRYFWVNEVNSVITSPCPEKPWTHLKKGDKVEIEGLAWSGSGTIKHVDISFDGGDNWVEANLKGLVLPKSWTRFSYIMKWEGKPLLLASRATDDVGRTQPTIDQETSKVGVESVYHRNAIVTWEITKKGECNNVQIRKHKKA encoded by the coding sequence ATGAAAAACAAAAAAGCTGTAAATGTTCAGTTGAATAATGATTCCGATAAAAATCTTACTAGAAGAGATTTTTTTAAAAAGAGTTTATTATATTCTGCTAGTGCTCTTGGGACTACTTCTGTATTATCTCCTTCATTATTAAATGCTAATGAAAAAGAGATTATAGAAGAAGCTCCTTGGGGAACGAAATTAGGTGATCCTGTTGATAAAAATTTATATGGTGTCCCTTCTGCTTATGAACATAATAATATAAGAAGAACCCATGATTTATTATCTTCTGGTGATTCTTATGCTTCTATTTCTATGTGTCCCATCCATGAATCTGAAGGTATAATCACACCAAATGGATTATTTTTTACAAGAAATCATGGAGGAACTGCTCAAGTTGATCCAAATAAATGGCGATTAATGATCCATGGTAAAGTAAAGAAACCTATGGTATTTACTTTAGATGATTTAAAAAAATATCCTAGCGAATCTAGAATATATTTTATAGAGTGCCCTGCAAATGGAAGCCCTGGTTGGAGAGGTCCTCAATTTAATAGTTTACAGTTTATGAAAGGTATGATGAGTTCAGCTCAATGGACAGGAGTTATGCTTAAAACTATTTTAGAAGATATTGGTTTAGAAAAAGATGCAGTGTGGATGTTAGCAGAAGGTAGTGATAATGCAAGTAATCCACGAACAATACCAGTTGAAAAAGCACTTGACGATGTAATGGTTGTTTGGGCTCAAAATGGTGAGGCTTTGAGACCAGAACAAGGCTATCCTGTTAGATTAATTGTTCCAGGATGGGAAGGAAATTTAAATACTAAATGGTTAAGAAGATTAGAATTTTCAGATAAACCTTGGCATTCAAAAGAAGAGACTTCAAAATATACAATGTTACAAAAATCAGGCAAAGCAATTAGATATTTTTGGGTAAATGAAGTGAATTCAGTTATTACTTCACCATGTCCAGAAAAACCTTGGACTCATCTAAAAAAAGGGGATAAGGTTGAAATTGAAGGTTTAGCTTGGTCCGGAAGTGGAACTATCAAACATGTTGATATATCATTTGATGGTGGTGATAATTGGGTTGAAGCTAATTTAAAAGGATTAGTTTTACCAAAATCATGGACTAGATTTAGTTATATTATGAAATGGGAAGGTAAACCTTTATTACTTGCAAGTAGAGCAACTGATGATGTTGGTAGAACTCAACCAACTATTGATCAAGAAACTTCTAAAGTTGGAGTTGAATCAGTTTATCATAGAAATGCAATAGTAACTTGGGAAATTACAAAAAAAGGGGAGTGTAACAATGTACAAATTAGAAAACATAAAAAAGCATAA
- a CDS encoding c-type cytochrome — MYKLENIKKHNALLKSVLCLFVVSGFLFANDNVAVDGGKKYPIKDGMYTKYHLNTQGYKEFNFGRKATKDEINAWNVDIKPDGEGLPKYDTKNGKVLLDEDGKPIIAQGSVELGEELYDEKCASCHGDFGSGGKGYPTLAGGSRNSLKFQRLNPADMNPNPEGPFKTIGTYWPYASTLFWYIKDSMPFTNPKTLTNSQTYALVAYLLSVNNIKINAKELDYEFILNKENFSKIKLPNEDGFYPNVDTPKNPKQGVENITKFLANADNYGTGKRCMKDCIKENVADLVLRIKHDLSKDANQPLSTKRDLPKLKADEKSSIGKTIYESKCAVCHGNEAIGAPVLGDKEAWANVVKKGMDKVYSNALNGVNAMPPKGGHMDISDENIKKTVDYMVESSK, encoded by the coding sequence ATGTACAAATTAGAAAACATAAAAAAGCATAATGCTCTTCTAAAATCTGTTTTATGTCTATTTGTTGTTTCAGGATTCTTATTTGCAAACGACAATGTTGCTGTAGATGGTGGTAAAAAATATCCTATAAAAGATGGAATGTACACAAAATATCATCTTAATACACAAGGATATAAAGAGTTTAATTTTGGTAGAAAAGCAACAAAAGATGAAATAAATGCCTGGAATGTTGATATTAAACCAGATGGGGAAGGACTTCCTAAGTATGATACAAAAAATGGGAAAGTTCTATTAGATGAAGATGGAAAACCTATAATTGCACAAGGTAGTGTAGAACTAGGAGAAGAGTTATATGATGAAAAATGTGCAAGTTGCCATGGCGATTTTGGTTCTGGAGGTAAAGGCTACCCAACATTAGCAGGTGGTTCAAGAAATTCATTAAAATTTCAAAGATTAAATCCTGCAGATATGAATCCAAATCCAGAAGGGCCTTTTAAAACTATAGGTACTTATTGGCCATATGCAAGTACATTGTTTTGGTATATCAAAGACTCTATGCCTTTTACTAATCCAAAAACACTTACAAATAGCCAAACATATGCACTTGTAGCTTATTTATTGTCTGTAAATAATATTAAGATAAATGCAAAAGAGTTAGATTATGAATTTATTTTAAATAAAGAAAACTTTTCTAAAATTAAATTACCAAATGAAGATGGTTTTTATCCAAATGTTGATACTCCTAAAAATCCAAAACAAGGAGTTGAAAATATTACTAAATTTCTTGCAAATGCAGATAATTATGGTACTGGTAAAAGATGCATGAAAGATTGTATAAAAGAAAATGTTGCTGATTTAGTTTTAAGAATAAAACATGATTTATCAAAAGATGCTAATCAGCCATTATCAACAAAAAGAGATTTACCTAAATTAAAAGCTGATGAAAAATCTAGTATTGGTAAAACTATTTATGAATCAAAATGTGCAGTTTGTCATGGAAATGAGGCTATTGGTGCACCAGTCTTAGGAGATAAAGAAGCTTGGGCAAATGTAGTAAAAAAAGGTATGGATAAAGTATATAGTAATGCACTTAATGGTGTAAATGCTATGCCACCAAAAGGTGGTCATATGGATATTTCTGATGAAAATATCAAAAAAACTGTTGATTATATGGTAGAATCTAGTAAATAA
- the soxX gene encoding sulfur oxidation c-type cytochrome SoxX: protein MKLAKSFLLVSITCGLFSISSFASDNMKLIKEGEKIFNTKNLGNCLACHAADGKNIDGPGSMGPKLQYLSSWPDEALYEKIYDPYTTNPISQMPAFGKNGWLSDHQIKALIAYLKTIN, encoded by the coding sequence ATGAAGTTAGCTAAATCATTTTTACTTGTAAGTATTACTTGTGGGTTATTTTCAATTAGTTCTTTTGCTTCTGATAATATGAAGTTAATAAAAGAGGGTGAAAAGATTTTTAATACTAAAAATCTTGGAAACTGTCTTGCCTGTCATGCAGCTGATGGTAAAAATATAGATGGACCTGGAAGTATGGGACCCAAATTACAATATTTATCATCTTGGCCTGATGAAGCATTATATGAAAAGATTTATGATCCATATACAACTAATCCAATTTCTCAAATGCCAGCATTTGGTAAGAATGGATGGTTAAGTGATCATCAAATTAAAGCACTTATTGCTTATTTAAAAACAATAAATTAA
- the soxY gene encoding thiosulfate oxidation carrier protein SoxY: MLNRREFLGLGLLAFGVAIAPNQLNAINFRETKPKAWTATKVDEAIKELFGTTQTVEGKIKLKAPDIAENGAVVPISFETNLKASKVAVFQDANPESTVAVFNIPENAVIDYAFRIKMAKTGTVTVVADVGGKLHKVSKLVKVTIGGCGG; this comes from the coding sequence ATGTTAAATAGAAGAGAATTTTTAGGATTAGGTTTATTAGCATTTGGTGTAGCAATAGCTCCAAATCAATTAAATGCTATTAATTTTAGGGAAACTAAGCCAAAAGCTTGGACTGCAACTAAAGTTGATGAAGCAATAAAAGAGTTATTTGGTACTACTCAAACTGTTGAAGGAAAAATTAAATTAAAAGCTCCTGATATTGCAGAAAATGGTGCTGTTGTTCCAATTTCATTTGAAACAAATTTAAAGGCTTCAAAAGTAGCAGTATTTCAAGATGCAAACCCAGAAAGTACAGTAGCTGTATTTAATATTCCAGAAAATGCAGTAATTGATTATGCTTTTAGAATCAAAATGGCAAAAACAGGTACAGTTACAGTAGTTGCAGATGTTGGTGGAAAACTTCATAAAGTTTCAAAACTTGTAAAAGTAACAATTGGTGGATGTGGTGGTTGA